The Halotia branconii CENA392 region TAAAACGGATGTTTTCACTCAATTTCGCCAAAAAGAGATAAAACCCAGCAGCTAGTAGCAAAGTGATTGGGTAAATTTGCAGTCTGGTTTCCCATAAAATCACTAACGGTACAATGTATGAGGCTAATTGCCACGGTCTTTTAGACCATCCCCAATTTTCCCAAGGTAAGATGTATAAAAAATAGGCAACTACACAGGCGATCGCCCCGTTCCAAGGAATTAACGGCCCAGCTAACCACTGTCCTACTGCTGTCTCCCGCCAATAAACCCTCATCGCGGCTACCTCTAGTAATCCGAGGTAAACCCACATTTCTCCTAATGTTATTCTCCCCAAGATGCGGGGTGAATCAGAGGTATGCCGTCCCTGAAAGATGGCATAGCGAATCAAAAATATCCCTGTTGCTAATCCCACCAAACGGTTAACTCCGATGGAAAGAGGAATAGCAGCTATTAATAAGCAACTACTCCAAGCCCAATGAAGATGAGCAATACCTTTGAGTTCTTGGGGAGTTAGGCGTAAGTAGCTTACAAGCCAAGGTGAAAGAAGGCGATAAGTATACATGATGCTAGTACCAAGGGCAGACATGGCAATTAAGCCATCGCCTAATCTTCCGCCTGAAGCTTGGGACATTTGATAAAACAAAAGTTCATAGGCAGAAATTGATACGCCAATAATTCCCAAATAAAGTAGAGGTTTGAAAGCATGATTGCGCCGCCCGACACCAATGACAATTAAAGCTACACCTAAAGAATACAAACCTGTCCAGTCAGTAAAGGTGTGCAAACGTAGCAGTACACTGAACGCACCATAAATTAATGGCAAAATATGAAAGCTACTAGGCAGCCTTTCTAGTTGGTATCGTCGCCGCCACCACTCCCCTAAAAGCTGAGTGATTAAACCCAAGGCAATGTTAGCAGCAGCAATTTTAATAACTGAATGTTCCCCAAAGCCCAACACTTGGGCAATCAACAATTCCAAACACCAGCCGATGCCATAAAATGCCCAATTTGTCGGTTCTCCCCAACTGCGATAAACGATCGCCCCTAATGTAATAACAGTGGCGGTTAGGTAAAATATTCCTGAGGCGACAACATTCCAGTAAATTAATATTGAGTGTAGTGTCATAGTCACTAACTCAAAACTACACAAAGCGATCGCCCATTGATCATTTGCTTGTGCATATAAAATTGCTAACTGATTGCCGCGTCGGCTGAGAAATGTCTGCCCTAACCATAAACTGAAAATAGCGATCGCTCCGACGACAAACCAACCTGCTATAGTTAGGCGTGGTAATCCGGGCAATCCTTCCCATAGCAATACACTAATAAAACTTAAACCAAAACCTACCGTAATCGCCGCAGTTATCTGGTTGCGTAAGTAGTTCGTATTGACAAACATTACAGCCACAGCTACAGCTAAACCAATTAATCTGGTTTCTGGTAAGGGTAAAGTTAGTGCTTGGGACATGCCCACAGCCAAGACACTTAATAAACTATTGGTAGTACGCTGTGGGACAGTTGCACGACTGGCTAAACCTGTAAGTGTTAAAGGTGTAATTAGCCAAGTTATACCCCAATAATCTGGGTTATTAGTCAAGCCATACCAAGATGATTCGGCATTGATCCACAGTAGAGCGAAACTAATAACGGCAAGTCCTAAACCGATATACCATGAACTACGTTGCCATAACCCATTTTTTAGGCTGAATATCCATTCAGTTACCATCAAAGTTAACAAAATGCTTGCCCAGACTTCTTTGCTGAGAGTTGGTAATAACCAATCAATAACAGAACAAAGCGTCAACACCCCCATGATGTGAGTAAAGTAAATCAAAGGAGCAGGGTTAGAAGCACGGCGTTTAGTGACAATGGCGATAGTGATTGTCGAAAATAGCAGATTTAGCGATCGCAATGTGGGATTTACCAAAGAGATCGTCGTCAAACAACTGCCAAATAATAGTGCTAATATTTCGCCAAACTGAGCTAATTCTCGCTTTTGGTTGCGATATAAATAATCTGCGATCGCCACCATCAAAATTAAGTAAGGAAACAAAACTACACTTAGCAATGCCCAAGGTTCATTTTGAGCATTAGTGAGCATAGTACCAGTAGCGATCGCCCATGCTTGTACTCCAGCAGGAATTAACCGCCAACCCAGCCAAATTGTCTGTAAGCCAATAGCAAAAATGACCGCTAAATCAATCTTTAAACTATGCCTTTGCAAGCGATGAGTTACAAACCATAAACTCAATCCACTGACAGCTATCGCTTGCCCAGGATAATCAAATACAGTCACCAGCCAACCTAGAAACAGTAAAACCCCGCCAAGTCTCTCCCAGACTAAAAGACTCAGGGGTAAAGAAGATTCTGCCTCCCCTGCTTTTTGCTGTGCTAACCAAGTTGCCAGCCAGCCACAAATGCCAATAGCTAAGCCTAACTGAGTGACATTTACCCCAGCCACAAAAATTGCCCGTACCAGTAGCACCAATAGAGCATAAATAATGACAGCTGCGTACAAACTCATGTTAGTTGCAGTACGTCGCCTATCCTCATTTGCGAATGTATAGCGATTTTGATGAATGGTAATGATAGTTGTACCTACCATTGCCACATAAACAGCAATTAAAGGAAAGCTTGGTAATTGCCAACCCCAATGCAGGTAACTCAGTCCGAGAATATTAACAAGAGGTAATTTTCCAGTTGGTAAATTATGAAAAACTGCTCGATTGCTGCAAAGTAAAACAGTAACCAACGTCAAAATAGGACAAGCGATCGCTACTGTCAACCAATCCAATGGATTTTGCCATAATCGGAAACTATCCATTGCCCAAAAATTAACTGGTATTAATAACAGGGTGACAATCAGCAATGTTTGAGCTGTTAATCTGAGGTTGTTTTGTTTACCTGTCCAAAAACTGAATCCCCAGAAACTCAAGGTATAAGCGAATAAAACTCCATATTGTCCAGAAGCGGGAAACCTCTCCCACTGACTAGCAGCTAATACCCCAGAAGAAACTATAACTAAAAATACACCCAAGAACAGCAGCCAGCGCACACTTAATTCTGCCCCCAATGACTGCAACATTGTGGTTAAAAAGTTCGGTTTAGCTGGCGACGCTGGCGGTTGTCTGCGGCCTTGTAAAACTCCTACGGGTAACTGGTTAACAGGATCAGAAATGGCAACTGTCACCTGTGGTTCAGGTTCAATCTGAGGTTGTAATACTACTCTACAAACTAGAAACTCGCAGCATAGCTGCCTGACTTGAGCATCAGATATCAAACCTAAACGTAGCCATACATCCAATCCTGCCAGCAAGTCAGGATGGGAAGATGGCAATCTGATTTCAATTTTTAAAGGGCGTTCAAGCGGTGATGACATAAGTGGCAGCCCTACAAATATGTACTTAAATCATGGGTTTGATTAAGTATATTTTGGTTCTACTTGTGCCACTTGTTCACCTGACTCAACATTAATTTTTACTTTAATCTTCTCTAGGGACTTCCAAGAAATAAATTAATCAGCAAAAATCATAAGTTAATCTTTAAGAGATAATGATAATCATTCTGAAAGGGTAAGAGGTGGTTGCCGTCGGCAACCACCTCTTACCCCCTCAAACACAGAAGGAAAAGTCTGCATCTGCACTCTGTAAATAATTTCAGTGCAATATCATAATTAATATTCATGTTTTTAGATTTAAAAACTGAAGAGTGAAAATTAAGTGCTGCCACAACAAATATCAACAAACCATTTGCCTAAATCGGGAAATTTTTCATGTTCCGAGTTAGTGAGTCTTTCTATTTGTTTTTCAACAGCAGACATAGCCTCCTTAGTAAGAGTAACCCCAGTTTCATAAGTTTGAGTCACTAACTTAACCACAGGATTCTTACCTTTCCACGTCATGTTTTGAGCAAATTTTAAAGCGGTTGCAACTTCATCTAAAATACTGCCATTCCAAGAATTTTCTAATATCCCCCATACTCGCTCGATGGGATTATATTTGCTGTGATAGGGTGGATAGTAGGCTAAACGTATATTCAGTTGATATTCATGAACAAACTCAACGATACGTTTCATAAACTGGGTACGTCTAGAATTATTATCTGTCCCATTATCCTGGTTAATAATCAGGGTTTTTATTGAGGAAAATCGCCAACTCTCACTCTTCCAAAAATCTTCTAGAACGTCTACAATAAAATCACTCGTTACATTAGACTCTGTAAAGTATAAAAATAGTTCGTCTAATTCTGGAAGGAAGATGCCGTAAGGAGTTACGGTAGTTTTTGGATGAAAATTATGGTCTTCTGTTTCTGTGACAACTCGGTTTTTACCTCCTCTGTCAAAGTAGCCAATATCTACACGGGCTTTGGCATCCAGACTGAGACGTAAGATACTTGGATCATCCAGGGCGGATTGATTAACTATTGCTAATTGTTCAAAGATTGCGTCTGTTTCTGGAATTTTTTTTGAGGTAAAACTTTTGCTACTCGCTTGAGTCTATAACCTAAATCATTCAATTTAACTCTCATTGTTTCTTCAGTAGGTAACTGTTCATCCGTATAACCAAATTTATCAATTAATAGCTTTCTGACCTGACTAGCAGTTAGGCGTGTATACAGCCTTTGGCTTTTAAAACTTGGATCTGTTTGGCTTTGGAAATCAACTAATTTTTTGATATCTTCTAACAGGTTTGGTAAATGCTCTTCTACTTTCCATCTACCCCTAGCTGAATAATTATCTATACAACTAATCCCACTGGTTAGTTCTTTAATTCCTTTACGAATAGTATTTCTATCCCAGCCCAATTCTTTTTGAGCCAGTAATTGTCCTCCGTAACCTAATTCCATGACAATTTGTGCTTGAAAACGCCGCCTTGCTGCACCTTTGAGTTGGTTTGCTGTTTCCTTGAATACTTTTTTGACTGAATCAGTTAATTCGAGCAACACTCCTGTCCACCCACAAAATTCCCTCCAAATTGAATTTACTACGAATAGGGGGGAAGGAGAAGCAGCCTGCGGCTGCTTCTCCTTCCCCCCTTAGAATGATTATCATTATTATAATTGGTCATTTTATTCCTTGGAAGTCCCCTATGCCCCATGCTTCTCAACGAGAGGCTTCGCCCTTCTGTGCGAGACGCTATGCGCTAAGCGTAGCTACGCCGTAGGCTTTACTCAATTTTTAATTTTTAATTTTTAATTTTTAATTCCCAAAGGGATGCCCTTTATTAGTGCAACTTCAAAGGATAATTTCCATTTGAAGATTGATTACCATTATTCATAGATTGCAACATTTTTTCTCGCTTTTTACGGGCAATTTGTTGTAAATCGACGGTTCTATCAGTCTCATCTACAATTTCACCAGTTATTACCTCAAGCACATCTTCCAAAGTAATTACACCAGCAACATTGCCGTATTCATCTACAACTACTGCAAGATGTTCACGCGCTTCTATAAAATGTTTAAGTAGTTTATCTGCTCTTATACTCTCAGGAACAAAGAAAGCTTTTCGAGCCATAGTAGCAATTTTTTGATTGCTATTGCCCTCAACCATTGCTGTTAATAAACTCTGTTTTAAGGCGTAGCCAATAACTTGATCAAGAGAGTCATCAGTCACAATAATCCTGGTATGTTGAGATGTGATAATGTCATTTTTTCCTTCTGCCAACGTCAAATCACCTTTTATAGATGTCAGCATAATTCGTGGTGTCATTAAGTCAGACGATGTCACATCATTTAATCTAAATACCCGCTGGATCATCTCTGCTTCATCACTTTCAATAATTCCTTCTTGTTTACCAATATCTGCCAACAATTTTATTTCTGCTTCATTGGTTGTTGGTCGTTTTTTACCTTTAGAAAAAGGTGCAGTAACATTTTCTAAAATCCAAACTAAGGGTGTGAAAGCAATAGATAAACCTGTGACAGGTATAGCTACTAGCAGAGCAATTTTTTCTGAATAACGCTCTCCAATTGTTTTTGGAATAATCTCACCAAAGATAATAATTAAGAAAGTCAATAAACCTGAAAATATGCCAAGCCACTGATATCCTAGTACTTGAGTAGCAATACTACCCATGAGAATACTGCCAATAATATTGAAGGTATTATTGAGGATTACAATAGTTGCAATAGGCCGATTCATATTCTCACGAATTGCCAAAAGTGCAACTGCTGAGGGATTATGTGATTGCGCTAATTGTCGAACTCTCAATGTAGAAACAGAAAATAGTGCTGTTTCTGCACCAGAACAGACAGCAGAACCCAAAAGAACAAAAATTATGACGGTTATAAGCTGTAACATATTATTTTATTATAGAGAATAGCAAGTTAAAACTAGCTGATAATCATCTAAATTAATGCTTGACTCATTAATAATGGGAATATTGCTGAAATGAAGCGGGTTACAATTTGGAAAATCTTTAAGTGCCGCAAGCAGTCGCA contains the following coding sequences:
- a CDS encoding ISAzo13 family transposase (programmed frameshift), yielding MLELTDSVKKVFKETANQLKGAARRRFQAQIVMELGYGGQLLAQKELGWDRNTIRKGIKELTSGISCIDNYSARGRWKVEEHLPNLLEDIKKLVDFQSQTDPSFKSQRLYTRLTASQVRKLLIDKFGYTDEQLPTEETMRVKLNDLGYRLKRVAKVLPQKKFPETDAIFEQLAIVNQSALDDPSILRLSLDAKARVDIGYFDRGGKNRVVTETEDHNFHPKTTVTPYGIFLPELDELFLYFTESNVTSDFIVDVLEDFWKSESWRFSSIKTLIINQDNGTDNNSRRTQFMKRIVEFVHEYQLNIRLAYYPPYHSKYNPIERVWGILENSWNGSILDEVATALKFAQNMTWKGKNPVVKLVTQTYETGVTLTKEAMSAVEKQIERLTNSEHEKFPDLGKWFVDICCGST
- a CDS encoding hemolysin family protein, yielding MLQLITVIIFVLLGSAVCSGAETALFSVSTLRVRQLAQSHNPSAVALLAIRENMNRPIATIVILNNTFNIIGSILMGSIATQVLGYQWLGIFSGLLTFLIIIFGEIIPKTIGERYSEKIALLVAIPVTGLSIAFTPLVWILENVTAPFSKGKKRPTTNEAEIKLLADIGKQEGIIESDEAEMIQRVFRLNDVTSSDLMTPRIMLTSIKGDLTLAEGKNDIITSQHTRIIVTDDSLDQVIGYALKQSLLTAMVEGNSNQKIATMARKAFFVPESIRADKLLKHFIEAREHLAVVVDEYGNVAGVITLEDVLEVITGEIVDETDRTVDLQQIARKKREKMLQSMNNGNQSSNGNYPLKLH
- a CDS encoding DUF2157 domain-containing protein, producing MSSPLERPLKIEIRLPSSHPDLLAGLDVWLRLGLISDAQVRQLCCEFLVCRVVLQPQIEPEPQVTVAISDPVNQLPVGVLQGRRQPPASPAKPNFLTTMLQSLGAELSVRWLLFLGVFLVIVSSGVLAASQWERFPASGQYGVLFAYTLSFWGFSFWTGKQNNLRLTAQTLLIVTLLLIPVNFWAMDSFRLWQNPLDWLTVAIACPILTLVTVLLCSNRAVFHNLPTGKLPLVNILGLSYLHWGWQLPSFPLIAVYVAMVGTTIITIHQNRYTFANEDRRRTATNMSLYAAVIIYALLVLLVRAIFVAGVNVTQLGLAIGICGWLATWLAQQKAGEAESSLPLSLLVWERLGGVLLFLGWLVTVFDYPGQAIAVSGLSLWFVTHRLQRHSLKIDLAVIFAIGLQTIWLGWRLIPAGVQAWAIATGTMLTNAQNEPWALLSVVLFPYLILMVAIADYLYRNQKRELAQFGEILALLFGSCLTTISLVNPTLRSLNLLFSTITIAIVTKRRASNPAPLIYFTHIMGVLTLCSVIDWLLPTLSKEVWASILLTLMVTEWIFSLKNGLWQRSSWYIGLGLAVISFALLWINAESSWYGLTNNPDYWGITWLITPLTLTGLASRATVPQRTTNSLLSVLAVGMSQALTLPLPETRLIGLAVAVAVMFVNTNYLRNQITAAITVGFGLSFISVLLWEGLPGLPRLTIAGWFVVGAIAIFSLWLGQTFLSRRGNQLAILYAQANDQWAIALCSFELVTMTLHSILIYWNVVASGIFYLTATVITLGAIVYRSWGEPTNWAFYGIGWCLELLIAQVLGFGEHSVIKIAAANIALGLITQLLGEWWRRRYQLERLPSSFHILPLIYGAFSVLLRLHTFTDWTGLYSLGVALIVIGVGRRNHAFKPLLYLGIIGVSISAYELLFYQMSQASGGRLGDGLIAMSALGTSIMYTYRLLSPWLVSYLRLTPQELKGIAHLHWAWSSCLLIAAIPLSIGVNRLVGLATGIFLIRYAIFQGRHTSDSPRILGRITLGEMWVYLGLLEVAAMRVYWRETAVGQWLAGPLIPWNGAIACVVAYFLYILPWENWGWSKRPWQLASYIVPLVILWETRLQIYPITLLLAAGFYLFLAKLSENIRFTYISVALIDWALWRWFNDLHLTDDLWYVTPIGLSLLYIAQVDTQLKLPEYKVARHFLRVLGSGLICGWAILFHQDTAWIPGIFSLIAIFAGLALRIRAFLYVGTATFLITSIYQSVIFSWRYPFIKWIIGLLVGIALISIAANFETRRAQFTSLIRNAIDEFQAWE